One stretch of Arachis hypogaea cultivar Tifrunner chromosome 20, arahy.Tifrunner.gnm2.J5K5, whole genome shotgun sequence DNA includes these proteins:
- the LOC112784537 gene encoding protein MIZU-KUSSEI 1-like produces MAFSIGATTTSSRSMNNGVTTVDCHKQVRSWRLLRYLVALLIPTCNCIEQKEEKFEHKKIMSNITGTIFGYRKGKVSFCIQSKSNSSEPILLLELAVPTTILAKEMRGGTLRIVLESSCSYNKNLFSTPLWTMYCNGRKVGYAVNRRPLNSDMEALRLMRSVSVGTGVINNEQDNELMYLRASFQRVRGTSNSESFHLIDPEGCIGQELSIFFFRSPT; encoded by the coding sequence ATGGCCTTCTCAATAGGTGCTACTACTACGAGTAGCAGAAGCATGAACAATGGCGTGACCACAGTGGATTGCCACAAACAAGTTCGATCATGGAGGCTCCTACGTTACCTGGTGGCACTCCTTATCCCAACATGTAACTGCAttgaacaaaaagaagaaaagtttgAGCACAAGAAAATCATGAGCAACATCACAGGCACAATTTTCGGTTACCGGAAGGGGAAGGTAAGTTTCTGCATCCAATCGAAGTCGAACTCATCGGAACCGATTCTCCTTCTTGAATTGGCGGTTCCAACGACGATCTTGGCGAAGGAAATGCGAGGAGGAACGCTGAGAATAGTTCTTGAGAGTAGTTGCAGTTATAACAAGAATCTGTTTTCGACGCCGCTTTGGACGATGTATTGCAATGGAAGGAAAGTTGGTTACGCCGTTAATCGAAGACCGTTGAATTCTGATATGGAAGCGTTAAGGTTGATGCGTTCTGTTTCAGTTGGAACTGGCGTTATAAATAATGAACAAGATAATGAGCTTATGTATCTAAGAGCATCGTTTCAAAGGGTTCGTGGAACTTCAAATTCTGAATCTTTTCATTTGATTGATCCAGAGGGGTGCATTGGACAGGAGCTAAGTATCTTCTTTTTTCGCTCACCCACATGA